The following are encoded together in the Girardinichthys multiradiatus isolate DD_20200921_A chromosome X, DD_fGirMul_XY1, whole genome shotgun sequence genome:
- the LOC124863315 gene encoding GTPase IMAP family member 8-like: MAGSVDIFNSAQSHPAAELRIVLIGGRDLDGSLSGRSSAGNIILGQDVFDTRRRTAQSEAKQQEVFGRLVTVVDTPGWWWHYLREDTPELDQIEIQNSVHLCPPGPHVFLLVIPVDFYLSKPSLKEHLELFNADVFSHTIVMFTAVAPCSDKMIESHIRRCPTLQWILQQCGNRKHVLNIRNRDDEDQVKMLFEKIETMVANNGGRHCPVDISHGNALREKIKVLVEKGSKRFGDVQKQRRQLKIQIEGGKVPPNHLKIVIIGCLLAGKSSTGNTILGKNAFGVKKMDQLTPTHSEINHGVVEGRRLTVVVSPGWYLIHTLQDTNEMDKLEIENSVYLCPPGPHAVLLVIPLAINIDASYLNGVQQHMSLFREDVWKHTLVLFTRGDWLGVKTVEERIESEEGLQWIVNKCGNRYHVLNNTDHSDATQVHELLEKIEEMWAGNEDPYYEVDLDRAAQIEAKKEAGDKMARRLKKINERQSRVLKEVLGGERKPVSDIRIILVGQIRSGKSSAGNQILFKERFNITFGRAMLMNLKKNYQDERGTRTCVKHEGNFNGVKVSVVETPGWFTDPTPPDWIKDEVLHSVSMCPPGPHVFLLVVPISRAFTEKDLKALVEVLKPLTERVWRHCMVLFTWGDWLNDLPVENYIAREGKELQELLEKCGNRYHVLNPYISDGPVEVKELFQKIIDMVKLNKGCFTTEVKRKSFEISSWLGKKHMLTEDEWSRREQDLIERMLKALSKEPEEPAVPSEKMAHSMDDHHIPDMSGDVASEYGSLSEFRNQRAHDNVAEWLSRRVRESEISSGIGSICSSSTYMENIDESPIMAAKQPANSSVSETIP; the protein is encoded by the exons ATGGCTGGTTCGGTTGATATTTTCAACTCAG CGCAAAGCCACCCTGCTGCAGAGTTGAGGATTGTGTTGATAGGAGGGAGAGATCTAGATGGAAGTCTCAGTGGTAGAAGTTCAGCTGGAAACATCATTCTGGGTCAAGATGTTTTTGACACCAGAAGAAGAACAGCTCAGAGTGAAGCGAAGCAGCAGGAAGTATTCGGCAGACTAGTTACAGTAGTTGATACTCCAGGCTGGTGGTGGCATTATTTAAGAGAAGACACTCCAGAACTGGATCAGATAGAAATCCAGAACAGTGTCCATCTGTGTCCTCCAGGACCTCATGTGTTTCTTCTGGTCATTcctgttgatttttatttatccaAACCATCACTAAAGGAGCACCTGGAACTTTTCAATGCAGATGTTTTTAGTCACACCATTGTGATGTTCACTGCAGTTGCTCCATGTAGTGATAAAATGATAGAATCTCATATCAGAAGATGTCCAACCCTGCAGTGGATTCTTCAACAATgtggaaacagaaaacatgttctCAACATCAGGAACAGAGACGATGAAGATCAAGTCAAGATGCTTTTTGAGAAAATTGAGACCATGGTTGCAAACAATGGAGGAAGACACTGTCCTGTTGACATTTCTCATGGAAATGCTctgagagagaaaataaaagtcTTGGTTGAAAAAGGCTCAAAAAGGTTTGGTGACGTACAGAAACAAAGAAGACAACTGAAGATACAGATTGAAG GTGGAAAAGTCCCTCCAAACCATTTGAAAATAGTGATAATTGGTTGTTTATTGGCTGGCAAGAGCTCAACAGGAAACACCATTCTAGGAAAAAATGCATTTGGTGTTAAAAAAATGGATCAACTAACACCAACACACAGTGAAATAAACCACGGTGTGGTTGAAGGAAGGCGGCTCACGGTGGTAGTTTCTCCTGGATGGTACCTCATCCACACCCTTCAGGACACCAATGAGATGGACAAACTGGAAATTGAGAACAGTGTGTATCTGTGTCCTCCAGGACCCCATGCTGTGCTGCTGGTTATTCCTCTAGCAATCAACATTGATGCATCATACCTAAACGGTGTCCAGCAACACATGAGTCTGTTTAGAGAAGACGTCTGGAAACACACACTTGTTCTGTTCACCAGAGGAGACTGGTTAGGAGTGAAGACTGTGGAGGAGCGTATAGAGAGTGAAGAAGGTCTGCAGTGGATAGTGAACAAGTGTGGGAACAGGTATCATGTCCTGAACAACACGGATCACAGTGATGCGACTCAGGTACATGAGCTCCTTGAGAAGATTGAAGAGATGTGGGCAGGAAATGAAGATCCTTATTATGAAGTGGACCTGGACCGAGCTGCACAGATAGAAGCCAAGAAAGAGGCTGGAGACAAGATGGCCAGAAGGTTGAAGAAGATCAATGAGAGACAGTCAAGAGTGTTGAAAGAGGTGCTGGGAG GTGAGAGAAAGCCAGTCTCTGACATCAGGATTATTCTGGTTGGCCAGATACGTTCAGGAAAAAGTTCAGCAGGAAATCAGATTCTTTTCAAGGAGAGATTTAACATAACGTTTGGCAGAGCTATGTTAATGAACTTGAAAAAG AACTACCAAGATGAAAGAGGTACCAGAACATGTGTAAAACATGAAGGAAACTTTAATGGAGTAAAGGTCTCAGTTGTTGAAACACCAGGTTGGTTCACAGACCCAACACCACCAGACTGGATCAAAGATGAAGTTCTCCACAGTGTCTCTATGTGTCCTCCAGGACCTCATGTTTTTCTCCTGGTTGTTCCGATCTCCAGAGCTTTCACAGAGAAAGATCTCAAAGCTCTGGTGGAGGTCTTGAAACCATTAACAGAGAGAGTGTGGAGACACTGCATGGTGCTGTTTACCTGGGGAGACTGGCTCAATGACCTCCCTGTAGAGAACTACATTGCCAGAGAGGGCAAGGAGCTCCAGGAGCTTCTGGAGAAGTGTGGAAACAGATACCATGTTCTAAACCCCTACATTTCCGATGGTCCTGTTGAAGTCAAAGAGCTGTTCCAAAAAATTATTGACATGGTAAAACTAAACAAAGGATGTTTCACAActgaagtaaaaagaaaatcgtTTGAGATTTCTTCTTGGCTGGGAAAGAAACACATGCTGACAGAAGATGAGTGGAGTAGACGTGAGCAGGACCTGATAGAGAGAATGTTGAAGGCTTTATCGAAAGAACCAGAGGAACCAGCAGTACCTTCTGAGAAAATGGCACATAGCATGGATGATCATCACATTCCAGACA TGAGCGGAGATGTTGCCTCAGAATATGGGAGCCTTTCAGAGTTCAGGAATCAGCGAGCACATGACAACGTTGCTGAATGGTTGAGCAGGAGAGTGAGAGAGTCTGAGATCAGCTCTGGGATTGGCAGCATTTGTTCTTCAAGCACTTATATGGAAAATATTGATGAAAGTCCCATAATGGCAGCAAAACAACCAGCAAATAGTTCTGTCTCTGAAACGATCCCCTGA